One Deltaproteobacteria bacterium DNA segment encodes these proteins:
- the ftsZ gene encoding cell division protein FtsZ, with amino-acid sequence MIFEFAECENAAKIKVIGIGGGGGNAINNMIEANLVGVDFIVVNTDSQSLETSLAPVKIQIGATITKGLGAGANPEVGRNAALEDSEKIKEVLEGSDMVFITAGFGGGTGTGASPVVAEIAKELGALTVAVVTKPFNFEGRQRMKQAERGIQELKKAVDTIITIPNDRLISLAPKRATFLEMLKRADEVLLYAVKGISDLIMIPGLVNLDFADVKTIMSEMGMALMGTGIASGDNRATEAAEQAISSPLLEDISISGARGLLMNITSGPDLTIEEVQEASSLIQQQAHEDANIIWGTVLDSNVGDELRVTVIATGIGEVDARPKPDLGVIQGSRQADDLEIPTFLRQSKKLAESSSEGATCSIRDLAFDEDELDIPTFLRRQAD; translated from the coding sequence ATGATTTTTGAGTTTGCAGAGTGCGAAAACGCAGCAAAGATCAAAGTGATCGGCATTGGAGGCGGCGGGGGCAATGCCATCAACAACATGATCGAAGCCAATCTTGTTGGCGTGGACTTTATTGTCGTCAACACTGACTCCCAGTCCCTGGAGACCTCTCTAGCTCCAGTAAAGATCCAGATAGGAGCCACCATCACCAAGGGACTGGGGGCGGGCGCCAATCCGGAAGTGGGCCGCAACGCCGCTCTGGAGGATTCGGAAAAAATTAAAGAGGTCCTCGAGGGCAGTGACATGGTGTTCATCACCGCCGGCTTTGGCGGTGGCACGGGCACTGGCGCCAGCCCCGTGGTGGCAGAAATTGCCAAAGAACTGGGCGCCCTCACTGTGGCTGTCGTGACCAAGCCTTTCAACTTCGAAGGCCGTCAAAGAATGAAGCAGGCGGAACGCGGCATCCAGGAACTCAAGAAGGCGGTGGACACCATCATCACCATCCCCAACGACCGCCTTATCAGTCTGGCACCCAAAAGGGCGACCTTTCTGGAAATGTTGAAGAGAGCAGACGAAGTGTTGCTCTACGCCGTCAAGGGCATCTCCGACCTCATCATGATCCCTGGTCTGGTTAATCTCGATTTCGCGGATGTGAAGACCATTATGAGCGAGATGGGCATGGCCTTGATGGGAACCGGCATAGCCAGCGGTGACAACCGCGCCACAGAGGCTGCCGAACAGGCCATCTCCAGTCCGCTTCTGGAAGATATCTCTATCAGCGGCGCCCGGGGCCTGCTCATGAACATCACCAGTGGACCTGATCTCACCATCGAGGAGGTCCAAGAAGCCTCCTCTCTCATTCAACAGCAAGCCCACGAGGACGCCAACATCATCTGGGGAACCGTGCTGGATTCGAACGTGGGTGACGAGCTGCGCGTCACGGTAATTGCCACGGGCATCGGCGAAGTGGATGCCAGACCGAAACCAGATCTGGGAGTTATTCAAGGCAGCCGCCAGGCGGACGACCTGGAGATTCCCACTTTCCTTCGTCAGAGTAAGAAACTTGCTGAGTCGAGCAGTGAAGGTGCAACCTGCAGCATCAGGGATCTGGCCTTTGACGAGGACGAGTTGGATATTCCCACATTTCTCAGACGCCAGGCCGACTGA
- a CDS encoding radical SAM protein, with product MSRKYRQRLQQQLARELGTVRKDWQGRVTVALLYPNRYYLGMSNLGFQTVYKEFNKLEEVVCERFFLPEREDIAAFSSKQPLLSLESQRPLKDFAIAAFSVSFENDYPNLVHLLRLGCLTLYSSRRHQHEPLVVAGGVATFINPEPIAPFVDLFLLGEAEDLLSRFIHSWQQGQQQKMSKSTLLEQLACTVPGAYVPSLYRTQHYADGRLAAWEPLPPAPARIKIARSKTSRQQPAVTTIVTPDTEFASATLVELGRGCGRGCRFCAAGFVYRPVHFHSSHLVLRTVAEAGLPVDKVGLVSAAVSDHPEIDSLCLELRNQGCNLTISSLRADSLTPQLLETLAASGLRSLAIAPEAGSERLRRVINKKLSEAQILDAAAAIFESGFVHLRLYFMVGLPTETEEDVKAMVQLVKRLKHTLLVVGRGRGRLGTITVSLNSFVPKPFTPFQWTGFCDLAVLKKRIRKIKRELAPVANVRVHADVPRWAYNQALLSRGDRRLASLLEQLVKNQGNWPQAVKSVNVNPEFYVYRQRQRDELLPWDFMDHSIDKGFLWREYQRALAEKTTPACVPESCTACGVCPAGSTPS from the coding sequence ATGTCTAGGAAGTATCGTCAACGGCTGCAGCAACAGCTTGCCCGAGAGCTGGGCACGGTCAGAAAAGACTGGCAAGGAAGGGTGACAGTGGCACTGCTATATCCCAACCGATATTACCTGGGCATGTCCAACCTCGGCTTCCAGACCGTGTACAAAGAGTTCAACAAGCTGGAAGAGGTGGTTTGTGAACGCTTCTTTCTGCCAGAGCGCGAAGATATTGCTGCATTTAGCTCGAAACAGCCATTGCTTTCTCTGGAAAGCCAGAGGCCCCTGAAGGATTTTGCCATTGCAGCCTTCTCTGTATCTTTTGAAAATGATTATCCCAACCTTGTTCACCTCCTGAGACTTGGTTGTCTAACCCTCTACAGCTCCCGCCGCCACCAGCACGAGCCCCTGGTGGTGGCGGGTGGCGTCGCCACCTTTATCAATCCAGAACCCATAGCACCGTTCGTTGATCTCTTCCTGCTCGGCGAGGCTGAGGACCTGCTGAGCCGCTTTATCCACTCATGGCAGCAGGGGCAACAGCAAAAAATGTCGAAATCCACTCTGCTGGAGCAGTTGGCCTGCACAGTGCCCGGGGCATACGTACCATCTCTCTACCGGACACAACATTATGCGGACGGGCGCCTGGCAGCGTGGGAGCCACTGCCTCCAGCACCCGCCAGAATCAAGATCGCCAGGAGCAAGACTTCCCGCCAACAGCCGGCAGTGACCACTATTGTCACACCGGACACTGAATTTGCTTCAGCCACCCTGGTGGAGCTTGGTCGAGGATGCGGCCGCGGCTGCCGCTTCTGTGCAGCCGGCTTCGTTTACAGACCAGTTCACTTTCACAGCAGCCACCTGGTGCTTCGTACAGTGGCAGAAGCAGGGCTGCCGGTAGACAAAGTGGGTCTGGTAAGCGCCGCAGTTTCTGACCACCCTGAGATAGACTCCCTTTGCCTCGAGCTGCGAAACCAGGGCTGTAACCTGACCATTTCTTCCCTCCGAGCCGACTCTCTGACGCCGCAGCTGCTCGAGACCCTGGCTGCCAGCGGCCTGCGCTCCCTGGCCATCGCACCTGAAGCTGGAAGCGAACGGCTGCGGCGGGTGATCAACAAGAAGCTCTCCGAGGCACAAATTCTGGATGCTGCTGCCGCTATATTCGAAAGTGGCTTCGTCCATCTTCGCCTTTATTTTATGGTGGGACTGCCCACCGAAACAGAAGAGGACGTCAAAGCAATGGTCCAGCTGGTCAAGCGGTTGAAGCACACTCTGCTCGTTGTGGGCCGTGGTCGAGGCCGCCTTGGCACTATCACTGTCAGTCTCAACTCATTCGTGCCAAAGCCGTTTACTCCTTTTCAATGGACAGGCTTCTGCGACCTCGCAGTACTGAAAAAGCGAATCCGCAAGATAAAGCGCGAACTGGCGCCGGTGGCCAACGTCCGTGTCCATGCCGACGTACCAAGATGGGCTTACAACCAGGCCCTGCTCTCCCGTGGCGACAGGCGACTGGCCTCATTATTGGAACAACTGGTAAAAAATCAGGGCAACTGGCCTCAGGCGGTCAAGAGCGTCAATGTCAACCCGGAATTCTATGTCTACCGTCAACGGCAAAGGGATGAACTCTTGCCCTGGGATTTCATGGATCATTCCATAGACAAAGGATTCCTTTGGCGGGAGTATCAGAGGGCCCTGGCCGAAAAAACTACGCCAGCCTGCGTTCCCGAAAGCTGCACGGCCTGCGGTGTGTGTCCTGCTGGCTCCACGCCCTCCTGA
- a CDS encoding ribonuclease H-like domain-containing protein, which yields MLEHTFIHLPFIGPRTEVQLWRQGILTWEDLNHHLGHWPKCVKRREAMQRALEESWRHRQQPTYFHSHLPSSERWRLYGSFRHSCAFLDIETTGLSSFAYEISVIGIFDGLHLYQFVNGRNLEEFEEVIYHYDLLVTFNGSRFDLPFITASFPNFRFQHAHIDLRFVLHHLGIQGGLKKIEPLFGIHRHADIRQMGGYEAVLLWQEYLRGSSEALERLLLYNRADVLNLQTIMEAAYERLLRRLESRIGKLLFS from the coding sequence ATGCTCGAGCACACCTTTATCCATCTGCCCTTCATTGGCCCGCGCACAGAGGTGCAGCTCTGGCGTCAGGGCATACTCACCTGGGAAGATCTCAACCACCACCTTGGCCATTGGCCCAAATGCGTCAAAAGAAGAGAAGCCATGCAGCGAGCACTCGAAGAATCCTGGCGCCATCGGCAGCAACCCACCTATTTCCACAGTCACCTGCCCAGCAGTGAAAGATGGCGGCTGTATGGTTCGTTTCGGCACAGCTGTGCTTTCCTTGACATCGAGACTACGGGCCTCAGCAGCTTTGCTTATGAAATAAGCGTGATTGGCATCTTTGACGGGCTGCACCTGTACCAGTTTGTCAACGGCCGCAACCTGGAGGAATTCGAGGAGGTCATCTATCATTACGATCTGCTGGTCACCTTCAACGGCAGCCGCTTCGACCTTCCCTTTATCACTGCTTCATTTCCCAACTTCCGCTTCCAGCATGCCCATATTGATCTCCGCTTTGTGCTGCATCATCTGGGCATCCAGGGAGGCCTCAAAAAAATAGAGCCTCTTTTCGGCATCCACCGCCACGCTGACATCAGGCAAATGGGAGGCTATGAGGCGGTTCTGCTCTGGCAGGAGTACCTGCGAGGCAGTTCAGAAGCCCTGGAACGCTTGCTCCTTTACAACCGGGCGGATGTACTGAACCTGCAGACCATAATGGAAGCTGCTTATGAACGACTTCTCCGCCGACTGGAATCCAGGATAGGCAAACTGTTGTTTTCTTGA